The DNA sequence GAAAGACCGGCGGCCACCGGGTCGACCAGCAGCTTGCCCGCTTCCAGATCGATTTCCAGCACCGACCATTCGGTAAAGGGGATGAGCACCGGGCGCCGGCCCGGACCCTTCAGCTCCAGCAGGTCGCCGGCACCGAAGTCGAAGACCCCGCTGACCTTGCCATAACTGGTGCCATTGCCGTCGATCGCTTCGAGACCCTCGAGATCGGCATAGAAGAACTCGTCCTCGTCCAGATCGTCGTCGGGAAGGTTGTCGCGCTCGATAAAGAGTTCCAGGCCGTTGAGGCCTTCGGCCGCATTGCGGTCGTTGACGCCGCGGAAGCGCACGACGACGACATTCTTCGCCTCGCGGATTTCAAGCACCTCGAAGACGCGGCCGTCGGCACTGTGCAGGTTGCCGTAGTCGCCGAGCGCCGTCGGGTCGTCGGTAAAGGACTTGACCCTGACCTCGCCGCGCAAGCCTTGGGCTGC is a window from the Ensifer adhaerens genome containing:
- the rimM gene encoding ribosome maturation factor RimM (Essential for efficient processing of 16S rRNA) yields the protein MSKLENPVLMATIGAAQGLRGEVRVKSFTDDPTALGDYGNLHSADGRVFEVLEIREAKNVVVVRFRGVNDRNAAEGLNGLELFIERDNLPDDDLDEDEFFYADLEGLEAIDGNGTSYGKVSGVFDFGAGDLLELKGPGRRPVLIPFTEWSVLEIDLEAGKLLVDPVAAGLSDDKDQDSGNPFSAKRK